Below is a genomic region from Bartonella harrusi.
ATACCCCCCCCTAGATCACCTTTTTTAACATCACCAAAATCTCTTAAAGCTCTAATACGGTATAAATAATGATCATCTATTAATTCACAATCATCAATAAATTCATATTTTTTACAGGCTCTTGTTTTGCAAGGGATGTAGTGTCATTTGCATTGGAAGCGATAACAGGGTGTTTTTAACTGTAGATTTCATCATTAAATCCTTACTGATTAGATGTTTTTCATTAACAACCCTATAAGGGCATCGGGTGTTGAAAAACACGGCAGTAAGTCCGTTGCTTACACTTTTCCCTAATAAGGGTATTGTATGGTGTAAACACACCTGACAGAATCTTCATATACTAACAAGAGCATAAAAGACAGCCAGTATTTTAAAGACATGGGAGAGGCTATCTCGTAACCTATCTACTAACGGTTTAGTGTTTGAAACACTTAAGTATTTATATAACAAAATACGTATTTATTATCAATCACATTTTATTCTTTTTTGTATTTTTTGTAATTATTTTTTATGCCATTGTGTATAAATATGCATCATATGCTTATGAATATTTTACGTTTTATTTCCTATATTTGAATCTATATTACATAATTGCGTTATTTTTCTCTTTTAAACATCATAATAACTAAAATCGCTTTTATGATGCGTATTTTTAAATTTATAAAGCATCATTATTTTTATGAGATAACTTGTGAATATTTTTGTGATTTTTTTATAAGAGGTTGGTAATTTAAACAGCCTTAATAGAGATCGCATTTTTATAACCAAAGCTTTTGATTCATTATCTATAGCCATCGCATCATTTTTATAAAACAAAGGGTAAATATAATCATGCGGTTTTGATTTGTTATAAAAAGATATATAGATACCTATTGAATTCTTATAGCATTATCAAAATACCTTTTAAGGGGCTTTTGTTTCTTGTCAGTCATGTCAGTCATGTCAGTCATGTCAGTCATGTCAGTCATGTCAGTCATTTTATCCCCTCATTTAAAAAAACATCATATTTCAATATTTTAGTATTTTTCAAAATTTTGAAACATCACGTATAAAAGCCATCACGTATAAAAGCAATGGGAGTAAGATAGACAATTAATGACATGAGTTGTGTCTGTTTTGTCAGTATCTGTCAAAAAATTGAACTGACAGCATTTATGATTAGAGTGCGTGTTTAAATCATGTTTTATGAGAGGGCATATGATCGTTTAAAGCCTTTCAAAAGACAGCTTGTGATTATGAGAAATGCTATCAAGGCTTTTATAGCTATTAATTTAATAGGTTTTGGGGTGTTTTTTTAGCTCATTTTAAAAAAATTTAGCAAAAAATAAAAAGTGTTATATTTCAATATGTTAAAATTTATCAATTTTCAATAAACAACTCATAGTTGACGATAATTGACAATATAGTGTGTAAATACAATCAATATTATAGGTTTTTGGGGGGAGTGTGATTTATTTTTACAAAAATAAGTCATTAAAAGAGTAACGAATAGAAGCATTCATTCTTCTTTTTAAAGAGAGCTTTTGCAAGATATGAAAGGCATCATTTGAGATTGCGAGTTAATCTTTTAAAGGCAATGTAAAAAATCTCATTCTATTTAAGATAGGATTTCTTAAAAGCCTTAAAGCAATCCAAATGAGAGTATCTAAAAGTGCAAGGCTTCTCTTTTTAGAATAGCGCATGGTAAAGAATTTTCCTTTAAGATTGTACATAAGCAACATAACAAGAGGGGTATAGATTATGGTTATAAGATCTATACCCCTTATGAGATTGGCATGTTCATATGATAGGCATGCTTCATAAGTCTTAAGTCTATTCAGTTTCTCTTAATTCCAAATTTGGTAGGTTTTTAACAATCTTCATTGTTTCTAAACTTACCGTAATAACCCTTTGGAACAATTTCAATGGATAAGCAGGGTTGCCAACGGTCTCAAGTGCATAGCGATTGGTATCATTAACAATGCCACTCTTTTTATCAGTTTTTACACATTGACGCCCCATAACCCATTCAAGAGCGGGTTTACCATTTACGATATAGTCATAAGCTTTAAGAGGAATATCTGTTATTGTGATATTGCTATTGTAAATAACAGTGGTTTTATTCTTTTCCTTGCTATTGCCAGCGAATTTCATTTCTGTAACGTAATAAAACTTTTCGGGGTTCTTGATATCTGTCAGTTTTGGATTGCCTTTTTTAAAGGTCACGAGATAAGGTTCTATGGTTTTATAATTAACGTGTAAATTTTCTAATTCACGACCAGCATTAACAAATTCCCAGAAATCTTCAGCACTCTTTACACAAGGGATGCGAGGGAGCTCTTTAGAGAGATTATCAGCATAACAAGCACGATAATCTTCTGAATGCAAGAGCCCGTAAACATAATAAAAGATATCTTCTTTAGTGATGTTCTCATTAGGATAAGAAGATTTAGAGCCTTATATTGAAATTTCTTTAAACCCGCATCTGGAATCCCATCATGATTTTTTTTGCTTTGATAGGCTATAAGCTTTGGTCATGATGTTTAATTGATCCGATGATAATAAAACTATAGCTACTTGCTATAGCTCATCTATAGTTGCTGTCTCTCAGATGTAACAGTTAAACGATTAAAATGAATAATATTGTTTATTAAACTGTTATGAATGGATTAAAGTCTTTTTTTATTCTCTGAATAGGTTTACACACTCTACCTTGGTAAATTTGTACAAGTGCGTTCTTGCACTTTAATAGAGAGATGAAAGTCTTCATGGGGGGAGATAAGATAGTTTTTATAGCCAATAAAGCGGGGGCAGACAGTACAGTTTATGTTTTTTCCCTTCCTCTTCAAAGAATTGTTTTCTTCAGAACATTACAACAATGTTATGCATTTTGTTTTTCTTTCTTAAGGAAGCATAAGGTGTATTGTTTTGCCCTTCCTGTTGAGTGTAAAAAATTAATGATCCGGTTATTTTGTTGTTTTGTGCTTGCCATGGTTTTAAGTGTTATCGCATTGCCGGGTTTTGCAGAAAATATACGGGATCAAGTGATCCATCAATCAGAGACTATTCAACGTCAACAAACGCAACAGCGACGTTTTCAGGAATGGCACAAAAGGACAAGAAAGCCTGAAGTATTTTTTGAGGATGATGAGGAAAGCACCTCCGATAATGCTTCGAGATCAAAAACCTGTTTTATGATCAAAAATATTGCGTTGATGGGTGCTAGGTTGATTTCTTATAGAGATCTTCATGGCAGCATTTCCCGTTGGGAAGGGCACTGTTTAGGCATTGATGATATCAACAAAGTGCTCAAAGCGGTAACCATGCTTTATGTCAAGCGTGGTTATATCGCGGTGCGGGCTTATTTGCCTGAGCAAGATTTAAGGGGTGGTCATCTCAAAATTGTTGTTGTTGAAGGTCGTGTAGAGGATATCACCCTGGATGGTCATAAAGTTGAGAGGAAAGATCGCGGCGAAATCGCCACGGCTTTTCCAAATCTGATTGGTCATCCGACCAATTTACGCGCGATAGAACAAGGGCTTGATCAAATTAATCGGCTGTTTTCTCGTCAAGCCACTCTTAATCTTGAAGCTGGAAAAGTTTCTGGTGATTCTATTCTTGATCTTCATATAGTCAAACAGAAACCTTGGAGTTTTACAGTTTCCAGTGATAATCTTGGAGCTCAGGCAACAGGTCTCTACCAAACACGCTTGAGCCTTTCTTTTGATGATTTATTAGCTTCCAATGATCAATGGTCGTTTAGCTATCAGCGCTCCATGGATGGTGGTGTGTATTATTTCACAGACGCGCGTCCCAACAGTGATACGGTCACGGGCTCCTTTTCCATTCCCTATGGTTATTGGACAGCGGGTTTTGATGGCACGTGGAGCCAATATCATTCGAGTGTTAAAGGAATATTTTCTGACATTTTAACATCGGGCAAGTCGTTATCGCTTACCCCTTGGATTTCGCGGGTTATTGCCCGTGATCAGGAGGGCAAGACATGGCTTACGGGACGATTGACCTGGAAATATGCCGATAATTTTATTCTGGGCAGTAGGATTGATGTATCGAGCCGTAAATTGGCTATTGCGACCTTTGCATTTGATCATATGCGCCAATGGCTTGGAGGAGAATTGAATGTTCATCTAGGGTTTCATAAAGGTTTAGCGATCTTAGATGCCTATGATGATAAAGAGCAAGAAAATGTCTCGCTCAATGCGCCCAAAGGGCAATTTAGAAAATGGTCTTTTTCCTTGAGCTATGTGCGTCCTTTTTCACTCCATTCATATCATTTTCGCTACAATAGCCTGTTTTCAGGGCAGTGGTCTCCCGATAGTTTGTTTGGTTCAGAACAAATATCGCTTGGCGGCAACTCTTCTATACGCGGGGTGCGTGAGGCGGTTTATTACGGCAATAACGGAGTGTTTTGGCGCAATGAATTGTCCCTGTTATTGCCAGGTTTTACCTCCAAGAGAGGTCGTAAATTGATGAGCCAATTTTCCCCTTATTTGGCGCTTGATCTGGGGGCTGTGGCCGATGATGCAAGCAAAAACAGTTTTGGTGGTCGCTTGGTTGGCGCAACGCTTGGTTTTCATGCGGCTGGAGAGATGATGGATGTTGATTTGTCTTATTCCAATCTTTTGAAGGCGTCGACACCGCTGGAGAAAGGGACTAGGGGTGGAGTATTGCAAGTACGGGCTTTGTTAAGGTTTTAGAGGAAGGGGCGGTAAAGGATATCGCTTTGTTGTTTACACCCTTTGGGGGCTTTTTTTACAAAAAGATTGATAGGATTTGATGAGGAGTGAAAGATGCGGGGATTGAAGGATCAACAGCATAAATTGGGATATGAAGCCAAGCTCGGGCAGCATGCTCTTGGTATTTTGCAGAAAGGGGCGCACAAGGGGCTTTCTCTGGTTTTAAGCTTTTGCTTGGCCTTTCAGCCATTTTTATTGCAAGCACAAGCGCTTGGCACGCAAGGCCCTGTTGGGCAAGAGAACCAAGGGATTAAAGCGGCTGATGGGGTTGGCTCTGTTTTCCGCCCAACGGTGGGCGTAGCAGGCAATGGTGTGCCGCTGATTGATATTGCGCGTCCCAATGGACACGGTCTTTCTCATAATAAATATGACACTTTTAATGTTGATGCCCATGGTGTGATTTTAAACAATTCCACCAAAGAGGTTTCGCGTTCACAGCGTGGGGGATTGGTGCCTGGTAACGGCAATTTACGCGGTGTTGGGGCAGCAAAGGTTATTCTCAATGAAGTGGTGAGCGCCAATCGCTCGCGTCTTGAAGGGATGACGGAAGTTCATGGGCAAGCGGCAGATGTGATTATCGCTAATCCCAATGGACTGACCTGTAATGGTTGCGGTTTTATCAACACACCACGGGTGACCTTATCGACTGGGCAGCCGATTATTGGGGCTGATGGTTCTTTGAGTGGTTTGCGTGTTGAAGGTGGTAACATCACCATAGGTGCGCATGGGGTTGATGGAAGTTCATTGGATATTTTTGATCTTGTTTCGCGCAAGATCCGTATAGAGGGACCCATTCAAGTCAAAGGGGAATTGGCGGTTATAGCAGGGCATAATCATTTTGATTATGGGAAGCGAGAAGCAACGTCACTTGGTTCTGATGGCAAAGAGATGGAATTGGCAATCGATTCCAGCGCGTTTGGTGGCATGTATGCGGGGCAGATCCGGGTTCTTGCCAA
It encodes:
- a CDS encoding ShlB/FhaC/HecB family hemolysin secretion/activation protein, whose protein sequence is MIRLFCCFVLAMVLSVIALPGFAENIRDQVIHQSETIQRQQTQQRRFQEWHKRTRKPEVFFEDDEESTSDNASRSKTCFMIKNIALMGARLISYRDLHGSISRWEGHCLGIDDINKVLKAVTMLYVKRGYIAVRAYLPEQDLRGGHLKIVVVEGRVEDITLDGHKVERKDRGEIATAFPNLIGHPTNLRAIEQGLDQINRLFSRQATLNLEAGKVSGDSILDLHIVKQKPWSFTVSSDNLGAQATGLYQTRLSLSFDDLLASNDQWSFSYQRSMDGGVYYFTDARPNSDTVTGSFSIPYGYWTAGFDGTWSQYHSSVKGIFSDILTSGKSLSLTPWISRVIARDQEGKTWLTGRLTWKYADNFILGSRIDVSSRKLAIATFAFDHMRQWLGGELNVHLGFHKGLAILDAYDDKEQENVSLNAPKGQFRKWSFSLSYVRPFSLHSYHFRYNSLFSGQWSPDSLFGSEQISLGGNSSIRGVREAVYYGNNGVFWRNELSLLLPGFTSKRGRKLMSQFSPYLALDLGAVADDASKNSFGGRLVGATLGFHAAGEMMDVDLSYSNLLKASTPLEKGTRGGVLQVRALLRF